From a single Brassica napus cultivar Da-Ae chromosome C9, Da-Ae, whole genome shotgun sequence genomic region:
- the LOC111209632 gene encoding probable inactive receptor kinase At5g67200, with protein MSLRFLLLFLFLLHVSPAFSSPEPNYFNSLLPSDAVALLSFKSTADLDNKLLYSLTERYDYCQWRGVKCAQGRIVRLVLSGVGLRGYFSSATLTRLDQLRVLSLDNNSLFGPVPDLSPLVNLKSLFLSRNEFTGAFPPSILSLHRLMILSLSYNNLTGQIPYEITALNRLTSLNLEFNRFNGTLPSLNQPFLTSFNVSVNNLTGVIPDTLTRFDASAFRSNPELCGEIINRACPSRSPFSESDNKNGGDVVTSPVVSRKKSKENGLVLGFTVGLASLIVLGLCLVVFSLVMKKTNDGEVYEPSQKGEASSSSQQHQQNQSLRTGTVRISNSNSNEKEEDKLRIPNSGNLIFCGGESSYTLEQLMRAYAELLGRGSVGITYKAVFDNQLIVTVKRLDAAKTAVTSEEALENHMEVVGGLRHTNLVPIRAYFQSNGERLIVYDYQPNGSLFNLIHGSRSSRARPLHWTSCLKIAEDVAQGLYYIHQTSSALVHGNLKSTNILLGHDFEACLTDYCLSVLIDSSSSSLVSPDDADTSCYKAPEIRKSSRRPTSKCDVYSFGVLIFELLTGKNASRHPFMAPHEMLAWVRAMREEEEGAEDSRLGMMTETACLCRVTSPEQRPTMRQVIKMIQGIKESVMAEEVSNL; from the exons ATGTCACTGAGAtttcttctcctcttcctctttctcCTCCATGTCTCCCCCGCATTTTCATCACCGGAGCCGAACTACTTCAACTCCCTACTTCCTTCCGACGCAGTTGCGTTACTCTCTTTCAAATCCACCGCCGATCTCGACAACAAGCTCTTGTACTCCCTCACAGAGCGTTACGACTACTGCCAATGGCGCGGAGTCAAATGCGCACAAGGCCGTATCGTTCGCCTCGTTCTCTCCGGCGTCGGCCTCCGTGGATACTTCTCCTCCGCAACTCTTACCCGTCTCGACCAGCTCCGAGTTCTGAGCCTCGATAACAACTCCCTCTTTGGCCCCGTTCCTGATCTCTCCCCCCTCGTTAACTTAAAATCTCTCTTCCTTAGCCGGAACGAGTTCACCGGAGCTTTCCCTCCTTCGATTCTCTCCCTCCACCGGTTAATGATTCTCTCTCTTTCCTATAACAACTTAACCGGTCAGATTCCGTATGAGATAACCGCTCTTAACCGGTTAACTTCCTTGAATCTCGAGTTTAACCGCTTTAACGGCACACTCCCGTCGCTTAACCAGCCGTTTCTAACGTCGTTCAACGTTTCCGTTAACAATCTAACCGGAGTAATCCCTGATACTCTAACGCGATTCGACGCGTCTGCGTTTAGGTCTAACCCTGAGCTCTGCGGAGAGATCATCAACAGAGCTTGTCCTTCACGCTCGCCGTTCTCCGAGTCAGATAACAAGAACGGTGGAGATGTGGTTACCTCGCCGGTGGTTTCGAGGAAGAAAAGTAAAGAGAATGGGCTAGTTCTGGGCTTCACCGTTGGTCTAGCGTCGCTTATCGTCCTTGGTCTCTGCCTCGTCGTCTTCTCTCTAGTGATGAAGAAAACAAACGATGGTGAGGTTTACGAACCAAGTCAGAAAGGAGAAGCGTCTTCTTCCTCGCAACAACACCAACAGAATCAATCTCTACGAACAGGAACAGTTCGTATTTCGAATTCGAATTCAAATGAAAAGGAAGAAGATAAGCTTCGAATCCCAAACAGTGGTAATCTGATTTTCTGCGGAGGAGAATCGAGTTATACTCTAGAGCAGCTAATGAGAGCTTACGCGGAGCTTCTGGGAAGAGGATCGGTAGGGATAACGTACAAGGCGGTGTTTGATAATCAGCTCATCGTGACGGTTAAGAGACTAGACGCGGCCAAAACGGCGGTGACAAGCGAAGAAGCGTTGGAGAATCACATGGAGGTTGTTGGTGGATTAAGACACACGAATCTCGTTCCGATTAGAGCTTACTTTCAATCAAACGGAGAGAGGCTCATCGTCTACGATTACCAACCTAATGGTAGCCTCTTCAATCTCATTCACG GTTCAAGATCCTCAAGAGCAAGGCCACTACATTGGACATCATGTCTGAAGATTGCAGAGGATGTAGCTCAAGGCTTGTACTACATTCACCAAACATCATCAGCATTAGTCCATGGAAACCTTAAATCAACGAACATCCTCCTCGGACATGACTTCGAAGCTTGTTTAACAGATTACTGCCTCAGCGTCTTGAtagactcttcttcttcttctttagtttcACCTGATGATGCTGACACTTCCTGTTACAAAGCCCCTGAGATCAGAAAATCATCTCGTAGACCCACTTCCAAATGCGATGTCTACTCCTTTGGTGTCTTGATCTTTGAGCTTTTGACTGGTAAGAACGCATCTAGGCATCCGTTTATGGCGCCTCATGAAATGCTTGCATGGGTTAGAGCAatgagagaagaagaggaaggtgcTGAGGATAGTAGGCTTGGTATGATGACTGAAACAGCTTGTCTTTGCCGTGTGACATCGCCGGAGCAAAGACCAACGATGAGGCAAGTGATTAAGATGATTCAGGGAATTAAAGAGAGTGTTATGGCTGAAGAAGTGTCTAACTTGTAG